A single Halarcobacter anaerophilus DNA region contains:
- a CDS encoding methionine ABC transporter ATP-binding protein, with protein sequence MISIKNLNKFYGSSKVLNDISIDIKAGEIFAIVGHSGAGKSTLLRCMNGLEEYSSGSLKVNSKEIKELGKEQLRSFRKNIGMIFQHFSLIQRKNVYENVALPMQLWGYSKDEIDKKVKELLSLVGLKSKLNSYPNQLSGGQKQRVAIARALTLEPQVLLSDEATSALDPNTTTSILNLLKKINKKLNITIVLVTHEMDVVKQIAQKALLLEHGNIIGFDNTEDLFLKPDEKMKEFLGEVEVVPKKGVNIKLYFPKKNAHKSFITTMARELDMDFNIVWGKLEEVNSHIIGNMVINVKDEEEQSVIEYIKKHDIVWEVL encoded by the coding sequence ATGATTAGTATTAAAAATTTGAATAAATTTTACGGCAGTTCAAAAGTACTAAACGATATCTCTATTGATATAAAAGCCGGTGAGATTTTTGCTATTGTAGGTCACTCAGGAGCAGGAAAATCTACACTTTTAAGATGTATGAACGGACTTGAAGAGTATAGTTCTGGTTCTTTAAAAGTTAATAGTAAAGAGATAAAAGAGTTAGGTAAAGAGCAGTTACGAAGTTTTAGAAAAAATATTGGTATGATTTTTCAACACTTTTCACTGATTCAAAGAAAAAACGTATATGAAAATGTTGCTCTACCAATGCAGCTTTGGGGTTACTCTAAAGATGAAATTGATAAAAAAGTAAAAGAGCTTTTATCCTTAGTAGGTCTTAAAAGTAAACTAAACTCTTATCCAAATCAGCTAAGCGGCGGTCAAAAACAAAGAGTGGCTATAGCCAGAGCTTTGACTTTGGAACCTCAAGTTTTATTATCAGACGAGGCAACATCGGCTCTTGATCCAAATACTACAACGTCAATTTTAAATCTTTTAAAAAAGATTAATAAAAAATTGAATATTACCATTGTTTTGGTAACTCATGAAATGGATGTTGTAAAACAGATTGCACAAAAAGCGCTTTTATTGGAACACGGCAATATCATAGGTTTTGATAACACGGAAGATCTATTTTTAAAACCGGATGAAAAGATGAAAGAGTTTTTAGGCGAAGTTGAAGTCGTACCTAAAAAAGGGGTAAATATTAAACTCTATTTTCCTAAAAAAAATGCTCATAAATCTTTTATAACTACTATGGCAAGAGAGCTTGATATGGATTTCAATATAGTATGGGGAAAACTTGAAGAGGTAAACTCTCATATTATAGGAAATATGGTTATAAACGTAAAAGATGAAGAAGAACAAAGCGTTATTGAATATATCAAAAAGCATGACATCGTTTGGGAGGTTTTATAA
- the murI gene encoding glutamate racemase, translating into MKVGVFDSGLGGLTVVEAISKFFKGAEIFYIADTLFAPYGEKSKEQILNRSLNITNYLLRKYEIEALIVACNTATSAAIKELRQKFKNLIVIGTEPGVKPAISKTQTKNIGVLATPATLNGEKYKDLVAKLSKDSEINVYETACAGLMDQIEDGKIFHPDTHAMLKKWLDPMKENGVDTIVLGCTHYPLISDVIRDIMGANIELIETGEAIARRLDELCSKKGHCDRSELKIEVFYTGKIKKDMINIILENWQDGGKIEIKEENE; encoded by the coding sequence TTGAAAGTAGGAGTTTTTGATTCTGGTCTAGGCGGTTTAACCGTAGTAGAAGCAATAAGCAAATTTTTTAAAGGTGCAGAGATATTTTATATAGCTGATACTCTTTTTGCTCCTTACGGAGAAAAATCAAAAGAGCAGATATTAAATAGAAGTTTGAATATCACAAACTATCTTTTAAGAAAGTATGAAATAGAGGCTTTGATAGTAGCTTGCAATACTGCTACATCTGCTGCAATAAAAGAGTTAAGACAAAAGTTTAAAAATCTGATTGTAATAGGAACAGAACCCGGAGTTAAACCCGCAATCTCAAAAACACAAACAAAAAATATAGGTGTTTTGGCAACTCCTGCAACGCTAAATGGAGAAAAATACAAAGATTTAGTCGCAAAATTGTCTAAAGATTCGGAAATTAATGTTTATGAAACAGCTTGTGCAGGATTAATGGATCAAATAGAAGACGGAAAAATTTTTCATCCAGATACCCATGCAATGTTGAAAAAATGGCTTGACCCTATGAAAGAAAACGGGGTTGACACTATTGTTTTAGGTTGTACCCATTACCCTTTAATAAGCGATGTAATAAGGGATATTATGGGAGCAAATATCGAACTTATAGAGACAGGAGAAGCAATAGCAAGAAGATTAGATGAATTGTGCTCAAAAAAAGGGCACTGCGATAGAAGTGAGCTTAAAATAGAAGTTTTTTATACGGGAAAAATTAAAAAAGATATGATAAATATAATTTTGGAAAACTGGCAAGACGGCGGCAAGATAGAAATAAAGGAAGAAAATGAGTGA
- the rho gene encoding transcription termination factor Rho → MEESKTHTKSKNPKASNGNGKKTRTHVPVEGYKIEQLRELPLENLLKIAKDLDVENPQELKRQDLMFNILKSQIDQGGFILFTGILEIKDGGFGFLRAMDGNFSDTSNDSYVSATQIRKFALRTGDIVTGQVRPPNKDSEKYNALLKIEAINYLPINESKNRPLFDNLTPLFPTERFKFEYEQTRMTGRMLDLFAPMGKGQRGLIVAPPKTGKTELLKELAHGITRNHPDTHLMVLLIDERPEEVTDMQRSVKGEVYSSTFDLPAHNHVRVAEIVIEKAKRLVEMKKDVVILLDSITRLARAYNTVTPSSGKVLSGGVDANALHKPKRFFGAARNIEEGGSLTIISTALIETGSKMDEVIFEEFKGTGNSEVVLSRNAANRRVYPALDIIKSGTRKEEILLTPDILQKTWILRNAISQMDEVEALKFLYSKMQKTKNNEEFFASMNE, encoded by the coding sequence ATGGAAGAGTCAAAAACTCATACAAAAAGTAAAAATCCAAAAGCCTCTAACGGTAATGGAAAGAAGACTAGAACACATGTGCCCGTAGAGGGTTATAAGATTGAACAGTTAAGAGAACTTCCCCTTGAAAATCTTCTAAAAATAGCAAAAGATTTAGATGTAGAAAATCCACAAGAATTAAAAAGACAAGATTTGATGTTTAATATTTTAAAATCTCAAATCGATCAGGGTGGATTTATCCTTTTTACGGGAATTTTAGAGATAAAAGACGGAGGATTCGGATTCTTAAGAGCGATGGACGGTAACTTTTCTGACACCTCAAACGATTCATACGTATCTGCTACACAAATCAGAAAATTTGCTTTAAGAACGGGCGATATTGTAACAGGGCAAGTTAGACCGCCAAACAAAGACAGTGAAAAATATAACGCTTTACTTAAAATCGAAGCTATAAATTATCTTCCGATTAATGAATCAAAAAACAGACCTTTATTTGATAACTTGACTCCTCTTTTCCCTACAGAGAGATTTAAATTTGAATATGAGCAAACAAGAATGACAGGAAGAATGTTAGATCTTTTTGCACCTATGGGAAAAGGACAAAGAGGACTTATCGTAGCACCTCCTAAAACAGGTAAAACAGAGCTTTTAAAAGAACTAGCTCACGGGATTACAAGAAATCATCCCGATACACATCTTATGGTTTTACTTATTGATGAGAGACCTGAAGAGGTTACGGATATGCAAAGAAGTGTTAAAGGAGAGGTTTACTCTTCGACATTTGACCTTCCTGCTCACAACCATGTAAGAGTTGCCGAGATTGTTATTGAAAAAGCAAAAAGACTTGTTGAAATGAAAAAAGATGTTGTAATTTTACTTGATTCAATCACAAGATTAGCTCGTGCTTATAATACCGTGACTCCTAGTTCAGGAAAAGTATTAAGCGGTGGGGTTGATGCAAATGCTTTACATAAACCCAAAAGATTTTTCGGTGCTGCAAGAAATATAGAAGAGGGCGGAAGTCTGACTATTATTTCAACTGCTCTTATAGAAACAGGTTCAAAAATGGACGAAGTTATTTTTGAAGAGTTTAAAGGTACAGGTAACAGTGAAGTCGTATTAAGTAGAAATGCAGCAAATAGAAGAGTTTATCCTGCTCTTGATATTATCAAATCGGGAACAAGAAAAGAGGAAATCCTTCTTACACCTGATATTTTACAAAAAACTTGGATACTAAGAAATGCTATATCTCAAATGGATGAAGTAGAAGCACTTAAATTCTTGTATTCAAAAATGCAAAAAACTAAAAACAATGAAGAGTTTTTCGCTTCAATGAATGAGTAG
- a CDS encoding DUF177 domain-containing protein: MKIEFRKVPQSPKEFTAEYSSVKFEGTFCKISPSLVKIQGHLIGNLTLTCSRCGIEDTVTLDEKSDFLLSDGIYKSDSDEDELVLEIENGTIDFDEILQSEIASIQSDYHICASCEDCDFVEKEY; encoded by the coding sequence ATGAAAATAGAGTTTAGAAAAGTACCACAAAGCCCGAAAGAGTTTACAGCTGAATACAGTTCAGTTAAATTTGAAGGTACTTTTTGTAAAATATCGCCATCTTTAGTCAAAATCCAAGGACACCTTATTGGAAATTTGACACTTACATGTTCAAGATGTGGAATAGAAGATACTGTTACATTAGATGAAAAATCTGATTTTTTATTAAGTGACGGTATTTATAAATCTGATTCAGATGAAGATGAATTAGTATTAGAAATAGAGAACGGGACAATTGATTTTGATGAAATACTTCAAAGTGAAATTGCCTCAATTCAAAGTGACTACCACATCTGCGCTTCATGTGAAGATTGTGATTTTGTCGAAAAAGAATATTAA
- a CDS encoding 4Fe-4S dicluster domain-containing protein, producing MAVKITDICINCDACLDECPTESIVDNDENPTGEDTYYVNPETCTECIGDNDSPACADACPTEGCIVWDARSGDHIREGMTEGQPVVED from the coding sequence ATGGCAGTAAAAATTACTGATATATGCATTAACTGTGATGCATGTTTAGATGAATGTCCAACTGAATCAATTGTGGACAATGATGAAAATCCAACAGGAGAAGATACATATTATGTAAATCCTGAAACATGTACAGAGTGTATAGGAGATAATGACTCTCCGGCATGTGCTGATGCCTGTCCAACAGAAGGATGTATCGTATGGGACGCAAGAAGCGGAGACCATATTAGAGAAGGTATGACAGAAGGGCAACCAGTAGTCGAAGATTAA
- a CDS encoding DsbA family protein, translating to MKLIKFFTLSSLLVSSLVANTSIDTLVLDFEKSRFSNNERVQIKDISVNMKKNLPQKDWYGYIIDLDLKFAGKDVKAKDVVFSNGELIAPELYDIKSGNPLKDLMTPKLTKAYYDKSKLIAGNVNAKDKIVIFSDPLCPFCMDYVPDVINYVKKHKDKIALYYYHFPLLRMHPASNALTRLMILAKNRGIKDVELKVYTKDWDKYFDSNEIDENKILKAFNSEFKTSITNDELKNSKLKLEVADDIKMGEEVLVQGTPTVFINGEKDKSKLKYENLGK from the coding sequence ATGAAATTAATTAAGTTTTTTACTCTTAGTTCCCTATTAGTAAGCAGTTTAGTTGCTAATACAAGTATTGATACTTTGGTTTTGGATTTTGAAAAAAGCAGATTTTCAAATAATGAAAGAGTTCAGATAAAAGATATTAGCGTTAATATGAAAAAGAATCTGCCTCAAAAAGATTGGTATGGATATATTATAGATTTAGATCTTAAATTTGCAGGAAAAGATGTAAAAGCAAAAGATGTAGTATTTTCAAACGGAGAGTTGATTGCCCCCGAGTTATATGATATAAAATCGGGAAATCCTCTTAAAGATTTGATGACGCCGAAACTTACAAAAGCCTATTATGATAAAAGTAAATTAATAGCAGGTAATGTTAATGCAAAAGATAAAATAGTTATCTTCTCAGATCCTTTATGCCCTTTTTGTATGGATTACGTACCTGATGTAATTAATTATGTTAAAAAGCATAAAGATAAAATTGCATTATACTATTATCATTTTCCTCTTCTAAGAATGCATCCTGCTTCTAACGCTTTGACAAGATTAATGATTTTGGCAAAAAACAGAGGAATAAAAGATGTTGAATTAAAAGTTTACACTAAAGACTGGGATAAATATTTTGATTCAAATGAAATAGATGAAAACAAAATCTTAAAAGCTTTTAACAGTGAATTTAAAACCAGTATAACAAATGATGAGCTAAAAAACAGTAAATTAAAACTTGAAGTTGCCGATGATATAAAAATGGGAGAAGAGGTTCTTGTTCAAGGAACCCCGACTGTTTTTATAAACGGTGAAAAAGATAAATCAAAATTAAAATATGAGAATTTAGGAAAGTAG
- a CDS encoding DNA polymerase III subunit gamma/tau, with product MSEEQMEKKVLALKYRPKRFEDLVGQSTISQTLSLALDSNRLSHAYLFSGLRGSGKTSTARIMAKALLCSNGPTSKPCEVCENCKSANANRHLDIIEMDAASNRGIDDIKDLIEHTKYKPSSARFKVFIIDEVHMLTTQAFNALLKTLEEPPGFVKFILATTDPLKLPATILSRTQHFRFNKIAPSDVLHHLSHILNEENIDFETPALEILTRSGQGSLRDTLTLLDQAIIFSKGKVTTTAVVDMLGLIEPKLMEKLFDIILKKGDTFEIVKELENYEISQVCDEMTIYLKQKMLEKDARFDLLVFDRFFRILSDAKHLLSMNSDGGFVLILTLSKMIEATNLKTIDDIINQVEEIEVKPVVKEAISTKKVIEHSVNDKNHVYDDQKVTLDKQYFENKKQIDNPNDEIINVENETTLSIDSVNAIPTVPPIEEVESLEELQNEEKEESKESVKESFVQKSSPYAFPTPFDEFEESDDFEAVEEKLEESVKLEEPLKIEELKEAPVEKEEKEEINEEPSKEEVEEVVYEPIVEPQVEEEPKQLSENERLYKKLIEKVYERDYDLGELFEKNFLYKNFEDKRLEISSYAVGDERKTLLKHYGVLKLFIYDIFGNDIEIKFIKAEPTQESVEKKSDFQSEVKEEKKEPDALENNENETGSMIEDIEVGSGCVADMNKVVNPTPSQKELQLNDILNSPQLNAAKELLRVKKITVKTKT from the coding sequence ATGAGTGAAGAACAGATGGAAAAGAAGGTTTTAGCATTAAAATACAGACCGAAAAGATTTGAGGATTTAGTTGGTCAAAGTACTATTTCCCAAACTCTGTCTTTGGCTCTTGATTCAAATAGATTATCACATGCATATCTCTTCTCAGGACTTAGAGGTTCAGGGAAAACCAGTACGGCAAGAATTATGGCAAAAGCACTCTTATGTTCAAACGGACCGACATCAAAACCTTGTGAAGTTTGTGAAAACTGTAAAAGTGCAAATGCAAACAGACACTTAGATATTATAGAGATGGATGCCGCTTCAAACAGAGGTATCGATGATATTAAAGATTTAATTGAACATACGAAATACAAACCAAGCAGTGCAAGATTCAAAGTTTTTATTATAGATGAGGTTCATATGCTTACAACTCAAGCTTTTAACGCTCTTCTTAAAACCTTGGAAGAACCTCCTGGGTTTGTGAAATTTATTTTAGCAACAACCGATCCTCTTAAACTTCCTGCAACAATTCTTAGCAGAACGCAACATTTTAGATTTAATAAAATTGCACCTTCCGATGTTTTACATCATCTTTCACATATTTTAAATGAAGAGAATATTGATTTTGAAACACCTGCTCTTGAGATTCTTACAAGAAGCGGGCAGGGAAGTTTAAGAGATACTTTGACTCTTTTAGATCAAGCAATAATTTTCTCAAAAGGCAAAGTTACGACAACTGCAGTCGTAGATATGTTAGGTCTTATTGAACCTAAACTTATGGAAAAACTTTTTGATATCATTCTTAAAAAAGGTGATACTTTTGAGATTGTAAAAGAGCTTGAAAACTATGAAATTTCACAAGTTTGCGATGAAATGACAATCTATTTAAAACAGAAAATGCTGGAAAAAGATGCAAGATTCGATCTTCTTGTTTTTGATAGATTTTTTAGAATTTTAAGTGATGCAAAACATCTTTTGTCTATGAATTCAGACGGAGGTTTTGTTCTGATTTTAACTCTGTCTAAAATGATTGAAGCAACAAATTTAAAAACTATTGATGATATTATCAATCAAGTTGAAGAGATAGAAGTTAAACCTGTCGTAAAAGAGGCTATCTCCACAAAAAAAGTGATTGAACACTCTGTTAATGATAAAAATCATGTTTATGATGATCAAAAAGTTACTTTAGATAAACAATATTTTGAGAATAAAAAGCAAATTGATAATCCAAATGATGAGATAATCAATGTAGAAAATGAAACAACACTTTCTATTGATAGCGTAAATGCAATACCTACTGTTCCTCCTATAGAAGAAGTTGAAAGTTTAGAAGAACTACAAAATGAAGAAAAAGAAGAGAGTAAAGAGAGTGTAAAAGAGTCTTTTGTTCAAAAAAGCAGTCCTTATGCTTTTCCTACTCCTTTTGATGAATTTGAAGAGAGTGATGATTTTGAAGCCGTAGAGGAAAAGCTTGAAGAATCCGTAAAGCTTGAAGAACCTTTAAAAATTGAAGAATTAAAAGAAGCTCCTGTTGAAAAAGAAGAAAAAGAGGAAATTAACGAAGAGCCTTCTAAAGAGGAAGTAGAAGAGGTTGTTTATGAGCCTATTGTAGAACCGCAAGTTGAAGAAGAACCAAAACAGCTTAGTGAAAATGAACGTTTATATAAAAAACTTATCGAAAAAGTTTATGAAAGAGATTATGATTTAGGGGAACTTTTTGAAAAAAACTTTTTATATAAAAATTTTGAAGATAAAAGATTAGAGATAAGCTCTTATGCCGTAGGAGACGAAAGAAAAACTCTGCTTAAACATTATGGAGTATTAAAACTCTTTATATATGATATTTTCGGTAATGATATTGAGATTAAATTTATAAAAGCAGAACCTACACAGGAGAGTGTTGAAAAAAAGTCTGATTTCCAAAGCGAAGTAAAAGAGGAGAAAAAAGAACCTGATGCTTTGGAAAATAATGAAAATGAAACAGGTTCTATGATTGAAGATATTGAAGTTGGCTCAGGTTGTGTTGCAGATATGAATAAAGTTGTAAACCCGACGCCTTCCCAAAAAGAGTTGCAGTTAAATGATATATTAAATTCACCTCAGTTAAATGCAGCAAAAGAGCTTCTAAGAGTCAAAAAAATCACGGTAAAAACCAAAACTTAA
- the ndk gene encoding nucleoside-diphosphate kinase has protein sequence MEQTLSIIKPDAVAKNVVGKILDRFESNGLRIAATKKIQLSKADAEAFYAVHAQRPFFGELVEFMISGPVVVSVLEGENAMAKNRELMGATNPKEAAAGTIRADFAESIDANAVHGSDSLENAAIEIKFFFSDREIC, from the coding sequence ATGGAACAAACATTATCAATCATCAAACCAGATGCAGTTGCAAAAAATGTTGTCGGTAAAATTTTAGACAGATTCGAATCAAACGGATTAAGAATTGCGGCAACTAAAAAAATTCAATTAAGTAAAGCCGATGCAGAAGCTTTTTATGCAGTACATGCGCAAAGACCTTTCTTCGGTGAATTAGTTGAATTCATGATCTCTGGACCGGTTGTAGTTTCAGTATTAGAAGGTGAAAATGCAATGGCTAAAAACAGAGAATTAATGGGTGCTACAAATCCTAAAGAAGCAGCAGCTGGAACAATCAGAGCTGATTTCGCAGAATCAATTGATGCTAATGCAGTTCATGGTTCTGACTCTTTAGAGAATGCAGCGATTGAAATTAAATTTTTCTTTTCAGATAGAGAAATCTGCTAA
- a CDS encoding methionine ABC transporter permease: MVDILVPALGETIYMSFVSTFLAVVIGFLLAIILILTSKGGLRQNLKIYSVLDVIINTLRSFPFIILMIVLFPLTKFLIGKSIGTTAAIIPLTLGAAPFIARLIESALKEVDFGVIEAAKSFGASDWQIIFRVMLVEALPSIISAITLTLITVIGFSAMAGAVGGGGLGDVAIKYGYYRFQTDTMIYTVIILIVLVQLVQSAGDYLYKITKK; this comes from the coding sequence ATGGTTGATATTTTAGTGCCGGCACTTGGTGAAACTATTTATATGTCTTTCGTTTCTACTTTTTTGGCTGTTGTTATAGGATTTCTTTTAGCAATAATTTTAATTCTGACCTCAAAAGGGGGATTAAGACAAAATTTAAAAATTTATTCAGTACTTGATGTAATTATAAACACCTTAAGATCTTTCCCTTTTATCATCCTAATGATTGTACTTTTCCCTTTAACAAAATTTTTAATAGGAAAAAGTATCGGTACGACTGCTGCAATTATTCCTCTTACTTTAGGTGCGGCGCCTTTTATCGCAAGACTAATAGAGAGTGCGTTAAAAGAGGTTGATTTTGGAGTTATTGAAGCTGCTAAATCATTTGGAGCTAGTGATTGGCAAATTATTTTTAGAGTAATGCTTGTTGAAGCTTTACCTAGTATAATATCGGCAATTACTTTAACATTGATTACTGTTATCGGGTTTTCAGCTATGGCTGGAGCAGTAGGCGGTGGAGGTTTAGGAGATGTAGCTATTAAATACGGATACTACAGATTTCAAACCGATACTATGATTTATACGGTTATTATATTAATAGTTCTTGTTCAACTTGTACAAAGTGCAGGGGATTATTTATATAAAATCACAAAAAAATAA
- a CDS encoding helix-turn-helix domain-containing protein, with amino-acid sequence MTKKELAQRINVDPKTLRNWEKTKPELLKLIYLGLATEAHLKDAEKYIEKIRTIDKML; translated from the coding sequence ATGACAAAAAAAGAGCTAGCTCAAAGAATAAATGTAGATCCAAAAACTTTGAGAAACTGGGAAAAAACAAAACCAGAACTACTAAAACTAATATACTTGGGATTAGCTACAGAAGCACATTTGAAAGATGCTGAAAAATATATTGAGAAAATAAGGACGATAGATAAAATGTTGTAA
- a CDS encoding peroxiredoxin, with protein sequence MLVTKKAPDFTATAVLADGQIVEDFNLYDNIGEKGAVLFFYPLDFTFVCPSEIIAFSKRIEEFESRGIQVIGCSIDSQYSHFAWRETAVENGGIGRVKFPLVSDLSKQISRDYDVLFGESVALRGSFLIDKDGTVRHAVINDLPLGRNIDEMIRMVDTMQFTNEHGEVCPAGWNKGDEGMKDTKEGVASYLAKHEADL encoded by the coding sequence ATGTTAGTAACAAAAAAAGCTCCGGATTTCACAGCAACAGCTGTACTTGCAGACGGTCAAATCGTTGAGGATTTTAATTTATATGATAATATCGGTGAAAAAGGTGCGGTACTGTTTTTCTACCCACTAGATTTTACATTTGTTTGTCCTTCTGAAATTATTGCATTCTCTAAAAGAATTGAAGAGTTCGAATCAAGAGGAATTCAAGTAATCGGTTGTTCAATCGACTCTCAATATTCTCACTTTGCTTGGAGAGAAACAGCAGTTGAAAACGGTGGTATCGGAAGAGTTAAATTTCCGTTAGTTTCTGACCTTTCAAAACAAATTTCTAGAGATTATGATGTATTATTCGGAGAATCTGTTGCACTTAGAGGTTCATTTTTAATTGACAAAGACGGAACTGTAAGACATGCAGTTATCAATGACTTACCACTTGGAAGAAATATTGATGAAATGATTAGAATGGTTGATACTATGCAGTTTACTAACGAACATGGTGAAGTTTGTCCTGCTGGATGGAACAAAGGTGATGAAGGTATGAAAGATACTAAAGAAGGTGTTGCTTCATATCTTGCTAAACACGAAGCTGATTTATAA
- the rpmF gene encoding 50S ribosomal protein L32: MAVPKRRVSHTRAAKRRTHYKITLKRPVKDSDGSWKMPHMVNPNTGEYKN, translated from the coding sequence ATGGCAGTACCTAAGAGAAGAGTATCTCATACTAGAGCAGCTAAGAGAAGAACTCACTATAAAATTACTTTAAAAAGACCTGTAAAAGATAGTGACGGTAGTTGGAAAATGCCTCATATGGTTAATCCAAATACTGGTGAATATAAAAACTAA
- a CDS encoding MetQ/NlpA family ABC transporter substrate-binding protein → MLRNFLKIAVAGALALGLTACTKEEKKEKVVQQAEPAKTVIKVGATPVPHAEILEFVKPLLKKKGYDLQIVEFTDYVTPNIAVDEGELDANFFQHSPYLTEFNSNKKTHLVKTVSVHLEPMGFYSKKIKSLDELKDEAVIAVPNDPTNESRALDILEKQGLLTFNDVALKTALDIKTNPKNLFIKELDAPQLPRILDEVDAAIINTNYALAADLNPLDDAIVLESKDSPYANIVAVKEGNENKDYIKALDEVLTSKEVKDFIKEKYKGAIIAAF, encoded by the coding sequence ATGTTAAGAAATTTTTTAAAAATTGCAGTAGCAGGTGCATTGGCTTTAGGGCTTACAGCTTGCACAAAAGAAGAAAAAAAGGAAAAAGTTGTTCAACAAGCAGAACCTGCTAAAACAGTTATTAAAGTTGGAGCTACTCCCGTACCTCATGCCGAGATTCTAGAGTTTGTAAAACCACTTTTAAAGAAAAAAGGGTATGATTTACAAATTGTTGAATTTACAGATTATGTAACACCGAATATTGCGGTAGATGAAGGGGAGTTAGATGCAAACTTTTTCCAACACTCTCCATACTTAACAGAGTTTAACTCAAATAAAAAAACACATTTAGTAAAAACCGTAAGTGTTCACTTAGAACCAATGGGATTCTATTCTAAAAAAATCAAATCATTAGACGAACTAAAAGATGAAGCAGTTATTGCTGTTCCTAATGACCCTACAAACGAAAGTAGAGCGTTGGATATTTTAGAAAAACAAGGTCTTTTAACATTTAACGATGTTGCTCTTAAAACAGCACTTGATATTAAAACTAACCCTAAAAATCTTTTTATAAAAGAGTTAGATGCTCCTCAATTACCAAGAATATTGGATGAAGTTGATGCTGCAATTATTAATACAAACTATGCTTTAGCGGCAGATTTAAATCCATTAGATGATGCAATAGTTCTTGAGTCAAAAGATTCTCCTTATGCAAATATTGTTGCAGTAAAAGAGGGAAATGAAAATAAAGATTATATTAAAGCTTTAGATGAAGTTCTTACTTCAAAAGAGGTAAAAGATTTTATAAAAGAGAAATATAAAGGTGCTATTATAGCTGCATTCTAA
- a CDS encoding uracil-DNA glycosylase family protein: MFSHFHPFKPFLNKDTKAIIVGTLPPPRFCTKEYKKEDVLFCYGSKDNLLWQIIDKIYKLDLPFDNTNEAVSKREEFLKEYKIGICDIVDSCKREKIDASDLGMKDVKLRDILWFLKEYKDIKTLIFTGSYSKNSPEYFFRQVLKENKIEYKAVDNNTPKINSFIYDNRAFQTISLTSPSNAANRYIGSNKLYKEKKEKNSAYSTFDFRLEQYEKVFKAL, from the coding sequence TTGTTTTCACATTTTCACCCCTTTAAACCCTTTTTAAATAAAGATACAAAAGCTATAATAGTAGGAACACTTCCTCCTCCTAGATTTTGCACAAAAGAGTATAAAAAAGAGGATGTACTTTTTTGTTACGGCTCAAAAGACAATCTTCTTTGGCAAATAATAGACAAAATATATAAACTTGATCTTCCTTTTGATAATACAAATGAAGCTGTAAGTAAAAGAGAAGAGTTTTTAAAAGAGTATAAAATAGGAATATGCGATATTGTGGATTCTTGCAAAAGAGAAAAAATAGATGCAAGTGATTTAGGAATGAAAGATGTCAAGTTAAGAGATATTCTTTGGTTTTTAAAAGAGTATAAAGATATAAAAACTCTTATTTTTACGGGCAGTTATTCAAAAAATTCTCCTGAATACTTTTTTAGGCAAGTTTTAAAAGAGAATAAAATAGAGTATAAAGCAGTTGATAATAATACTCCTAAAATAAACTCTTTTATTTATGACAATAGAGCTTTTCAAACTATAAGTTTAACTTCACCTTCAAATGCCGCTAATAGATATATAGGTTCAAATAAACTCTATAAAGAGAAAAAAGAGAAAAATTCCGCCTACTCTACCTTTGATTTTAGACTTGAGCAGTATGAAAAAGTTTTCAAAGCCCTTTAG